The following are encoded together in the Myxococcus guangdongensis genome:
- the lspA gene encoding signal peptidase II, which produces MKASLRLLILVATTVLVADHVTKYLAVSRLTDALDGREGMARVTGYFTIHNLDNDPPREDGERSVLRPHRFIEDYWHFRYVENPGAAWGMFANLPDSVRRTFFHVVSVAALAFIFLMYRRTPVEQQLARLALALITGGALGNFLDRLIRGYVIDFIDWHWRNQPGMRWPTFNVADAAICVGVAFMLLDSLKVRRPEAVPAPLAQSPNP; this is translated from the coding sequence ATGAAAGCCTCCCTCCGCCTCCTCATTCTCGTGGCCACCACGGTCCTCGTCGCGGACCATGTGACCAAGTATCTGGCTGTGTCCCGGTTGACGGATGCCCTGGACGGGCGCGAGGGGATGGCCCGGGTGACGGGCTACTTCACCATCCACAACCTCGACAACGACCCGCCCCGTGAGGACGGCGAGCGCAGCGTGCTGCGGCCGCATCGCTTCATCGAGGACTACTGGCACTTCCGCTACGTGGAGAACCCGGGCGCGGCGTGGGGCATGTTCGCGAACCTGCCCGACAGCGTGCGGCGCACGTTCTTCCACGTGGTGAGCGTGGCGGCGCTGGCCTTCATCTTCCTGATGTACCGCCGCACCCCCGTGGAGCAGCAGCTGGCGCGTCTGGCGCTGGCGCTCATCACCGGCGGCGCGCTGGGCAACTTCCTGGACCGGCTGATTCGCGGCTACGTCATCGACTTCATCGACTGGCATTGGCGCAACCAGCCAGGCATGCGCTGGCCCACCTTCAACGTCGCGGACGCGGCCATCTGTGTGGGCGTGGCCTTCATGCTGCTGGACTCGCTGAAGGTGCGCCGCCCGGAGGCCGTTCCGGCGCCGCTCGCCCAGAGCCCCAATCCGTGA
- a CDS encoding endonuclease/exonuclease/phosphatase family protein, with protein MKKTLSYLACAVVSLTVFALACGDSDPKTPLPLPDGGVMWAECNPQQDGGGCGTGEACRYVPFYDRSICVRPCDAQGACGQAEAACCPTGEAGEGGDATFCLPTEVCEATTPDAGDAGDAGEDADGGSQADDGGSLEDAGSNTETDAGTTVDAGGPVTVEDAGTTVDAGTTIDAGTTVDAGGPVIVDDAGTTIDAGTPVDAGPGTVDDAGTAIDAGTAIDAGSPIDAGTDAGTPIDAGTPDAGSPVDAGTPDAGSSTDAGTPTDGGPGPGAYTNIRIMAANLSSGNGQDYDPGHGIRLMQGVDPDVVLIQEFNYRTDSVADITSLVNQVGPGFHYYRETGAQIPNGVISRWPIIESGEWKDPEVGNRDFAWARIDIPGPTDLWVVSVHLLTRSAGARNAEANALVAEIRNKVPERDYLVIGGDLNTDSVSESCFTTFRNVVVTAAPYPADKNGKTGTNASRAKPYDHVLVDQDLNQYRTPTVIGSNSFPNGLVLDSRVYTPLSDIAPAQANDSGAPSMQHMGVIKDFRVPAF; from the coding sequence ATGAAGAAGACCCTTTCCTATCTGGCGTGCGCGGTGGTCTCGCTCACGGTTTTCGCTCTGGCGTGTGGTGATTCGGATCCGAAGACACCGCTCCCGTTGCCGGACGGCGGCGTGATGTGGGCCGAGTGCAACCCCCAGCAGGACGGCGGCGGCTGTGGCACCGGCGAGGCGTGCCGCTACGTCCCGTTCTACGACCGCTCCATCTGTGTCCGGCCGTGTGACGCGCAGGGCGCCTGTGGCCAGGCCGAGGCGGCGTGCTGCCCCACGGGCGAGGCGGGTGAGGGCGGTGACGCCACCTTCTGTCTGCCGACCGAGGTGTGCGAGGCCACCACTCCGGACGCGGGCGATGCGGGTGATGCGGGCGAGGACGCGGATGGTGGCTCGCAGGCCGACGATGGCGGGTCGCTCGAGGACGCCGGGTCGAACACCGAGACCGACGCGGGCACGACGGTCGACGCGGGCGGGCCTGTCACCGTGGAGGACGCGGGCACGACGGTCGACGCGGGCACGACGATTGACGCGGGCACGACGGTCGACGCGGGTGGGCCTGTCATCGTGGATGACGCGGGCACGACGATTGACGCGGGCACGCCCGTGGACGCCGGTCCTGGCACCGTGGACGACGCGGGCACGGCGATTGACGCGGGCACGGCGATCGACGCGGGTTCACCCATCGATGCAGGCACCGATGCTGGCACGCCCATCGACGCGGGCACGCCGGACGCGGGTTCCCCGGTGGACGCGGGCACGCCGGACGCGGGCTCGTCGACGGACGCCGGAACGCCGACGGACGGTGGTCCCGGGCCGGGCGCCTACACGAACATCCGCATCATGGCGGCGAACCTGTCGAGCGGGAACGGCCAGGACTACGACCCGGGCCACGGCATCCGCCTGATGCAGGGCGTGGACCCCGACGTCGTGCTCATCCAGGAGTTCAACTACCGCACGGACTCCGTGGCGGACATCACCTCGCTGGTGAACCAGGTGGGCCCGGGCTTCCACTACTACCGTGAGACGGGCGCGCAGATTCCGAACGGCGTCATCAGCCGCTGGCCCATCATCGAGTCGGGCGAGTGGAAGGACCCGGAGGTCGGCAACCGCGACTTCGCGTGGGCGCGCATCGACATCCCCGGCCCCACCGACTTGTGGGTCGTCAGCGTGCACCTGCTGACCCGCAGCGCCGGCGCGCGCAACGCCGAGGCGAACGCGCTCGTCGCGGAGATCCGCAACAAGGTCCCGGAGCGCGACTACCTGGTCATCGGTGGTGACCTCAACACGGACAGCGTCTCCGAGAGCTGCTTCACCACCTTCAGGAACGTGGTCGTCACCGCGGCTCCGTACCCGGCCGACAAGAACGGCAAGACCGGCACCAACGCCAGCCGCGCGAAGCCCTATGACCACGTCCTGGTCGACCAGGACCTGAACCAGTACCGCACGCCCACGGTCATCGGCTCCAACTCGTTCCCCAACGGCCTCGTGCTCGACAGCCGCGTCTACACCCCGCTGTCGGACATCGCCCCGGCGCAGGCCAACGACAGCGGCGCTCCCAGCATGCAGCACATGGGCGTCATCAAGGACTTCCGCGTCCCCGCCTTCTAG
- a CDS encoding Mut7-C ubiquitin/RNAse domain-containing protein, with amino-acid sequence MVTVQLHGRLNDFVAPEKRGTQLQVTPQGSPSLKDLIESLGPPHPELDRVLVNGAPVALTRRVTAGDHIEAFPALGHVEGMPRFVLDVGLGRLSGFLRMLGFDTLWRNDFDDPELARISSTEERVLLTRDIGVLKRGEVVLGYFPRATDPAEQLVEVVRRYGLGSRMKPFSRCIACNALLSPAEPHEVTNRVPPDVARRHTHFQQCGDCRRVFWPGTHQERMRLLIDRLRALEFEG; translated from the coding sequence ATGGTGACGGTCCAACTGCATGGAAGGCTGAACGACTTCGTCGCGCCGGAGAAGCGGGGCACGCAGCTGCAGGTGACACCCCAGGGCTCGCCCTCGCTCAAGGACCTCATCGAGTCACTCGGTCCACCCCATCCCGAGCTGGACCGGGTGCTCGTCAACGGCGCGCCAGTGGCGCTCACGCGCCGGGTGACGGCCGGGGACCATATCGAGGCCTTCCCGGCGCTCGGGCACGTCGAGGGGATGCCGCGCTTCGTGCTCGATGTGGGGCTGGGGCGGCTGTCGGGCTTCCTGCGGATGCTCGGCTTCGACACCCTGTGGCGCAACGACTTCGACGACCCCGAGCTGGCGCGAATCTCGAGCACCGAGGAGCGCGTCCTGCTGACGCGGGACATCGGCGTGCTCAAGCGGGGTGAGGTGGTCCTCGGCTACTTCCCCCGCGCCACGGACCCCGCCGAGCAGCTGGTCGAGGTGGTGCGACGCTATGGGCTCGGCTCCCGGATGAAGCCGTTTTCCCGGTGCATCGCCTGCAACGCGCTCCTGAGTCCCGCCGAACCCCACGAGGTGACCAATCGCGTCCCCCCGGACGTAGCGCGGCGGCACACCCACTTCCAGCAGTGTGGGGACTGTCGCCGCGTGTTCTGGCCCGGCACACACCAGGAGCGCATGCGGTTGTTGATCGACCGGCTCCGCGCTCTGGAGTTCGAGGGCTGA
- a CDS encoding c-type cytochrome produces MKRHFLLGLLLLPGFATATPEGERTFQKACVSCHTLTPQPSAATLKKAGGERMKQQPRPAGEKRVELTSKVRQTPSAELRTWITNPHRVKDNTRCDTRGMSPTELDALLAYLKTSSRPPSPPPEVRLREQLQKDLETRRAQQRTDGIQTYKPAQGKSR; encoded by the coding sequence ATGAAACGCCATTTCCTCCTCGGGTTGTTGCTCCTGCCAGGATTCGCCACGGCGACTCCCGAAGGAGAGCGCACCTTCCAGAAGGCCTGTGTCAGCTGCCACACCCTCACGCCGCAGCCCTCGGCCGCGACCCTCAAGAAAGCGGGCGGCGAGCGCATGAAGCAGCAGCCGCGTCCCGCGGGTGAGAAGCGGGTGGAGCTCACCAGCAAGGTGCGCCAGACGCCCAGCGCGGAGCTGCGCACCTGGATTACCAACCCCCATCGCGTCAAGGACAACACCCGCTGCGACACGCGGGGGATGTCTCCGACGGAGCTGGACGCCCTGCTGGCCTACCTCAAGACCAGCTCCCGTCCACCCTCGCCGCCTCCCGAAGTGCGGCTGCGCGAGCAGCTCCAGAAGGACCTCGAGACGCGCCGCGCGCAGCAGCGGACCGACGGCATCCAGACCTACAAGCCGGCCCAAGGGAAGTCCCGATGA
- a CDS encoding DUF4114 domain-containing protein: MKALHRALSTLLLLATPAALADDGLAQLCKDSLSQDKQPGFGNAENDLGQMTFPKELKLIPSGRSGDADIQLLPPEKLNPERIIFPYDQRVTISYVFESAGASHALGYMYLDQAAKYVNAAGDLVDTNGNGVLDLHEDLFNIAPQSGAKARPFIGDPADRRCASMVFTSDGETYTEPAISMKASCAKTYRRVTGNNGLADARPGLGSTHIDTDIVGTSQSSGTAAANDYSDNGLFPRIPNLLEPADDKNGQKGIGQMVFLLADDDSDGTTFLSMTPVKDATTDNDAVPDYNVSRYDNRGVPLPAPDPADKIDLGDRTVDLGTIQGNREIVFFLIVYYNSSHGPNEGTVYPCLKQDSAGKCQLHLQTPINVFFSKSAWNLDQNMSGGPVVAERNIGCPYEESCSADDPQGSASNQCVVAGTNNTRLCGWLDTDTLYRLRTEATYGNLVMPKERAKIDRPGGMRNAMPHVIVGAPSTDPFRWILGFEDIPGGGDRDFNDVVFVINKTNGGSFRSASLSNDIDMSDAEDFVITKVRFTRFDDVAPAPAHMCSTPPCWTEETPGACSVPGRAPPTITYSVAVDCHTYEFEGGVYVKKPNPNRTWIPVRFDTGNPNVRELDLLEMGFTGSQLCWKVEMTSPDDRCVPVVDNVNVGYQAVRSGSYSRSSPSTVGNALLWGVNETPGSAWGKNWPGVGMPEASTRLYDGRKDYALRGRLYFRSLYDPENTNLTNVVERWDGGRVMAMTLRTEDPLNRTIYTMKPDQSRITLNDDMNNADSVAFPDSLCNLLDSGKKIFDMNSDGKCGTPTMGPGARITEGFNDRNVFREWLYGWEDHQLPGATNVKRPWAMGGINMSTVAVAVPPYLDNWAMNALPAERDTYRRNFMSKLSKRPTVAYVGTMTGVLHAFDSGAFRLDGKDDCSGDIMLRGYFLHSGSSCVTPIAPRQYGTGNELFAYMPGGLLKDYVYHYVKYAGSGTKPKPTMDASPTLANVDFGGLGEAWTPATAVTALQRPLKGARTTLVSATGKGSPIIFALDVTHPSTDLASTRADYPMPLWEYNLKNDALLDAFTDEADDDDDVLLPDQTGSRHPASVTRIQWGASDTTGTWAAVVGTDFKPTTGRAGTLYLLDMKTGKPLQRGTGKGAHAGVITLDEDAGIAGASAMLDLNRDGHYDVMYVPTTAGSVYRINLDSVDSTRTFGRQVRTCRVASAPVAASTHVDAASNPAGTAHYQQIHSNIAVKVLRDTSKPVVRIYFGTGDNPDEIGDGPPNKENYRYHLMAFEDPNPDGSKPCALLDPLWVQPLDPGQAVWGGVSLSGDKVFTTTAVGAAADVCNLSETTSGRFYTATQSPDGGGKTTMTSSVLVGHGTSAPVVHDEHVFILPATGQPLLVGEKNKWNNGAANSGETRSRVLIYDPIPDGRLPR; the protein is encoded by the coding sequence ATGAAAGCCCTCCACCGAGCACTCTCGACGCTCCTCCTGCTGGCCACGCCCGCCGCGCTCGCCGATGACGGCCTGGCCCAGCTCTGCAAGGACAGCCTGTCGCAGGACAAGCAGCCCGGCTTCGGCAACGCCGAAAACGACCTGGGCCAGATGACCTTCCCCAAGGAGCTGAAGCTCATCCCCTCCGGCCGCAGCGGCGACGCCGACATCCAGTTGCTGCCACCCGAGAAGCTCAATCCCGAGCGTATCATCTTCCCGTACGACCAGCGCGTCACCATCAGCTACGTGTTCGAGTCCGCAGGCGCCTCGCACGCGCTGGGCTACATGTATCTGGACCAGGCCGCCAAGTACGTGAACGCGGCGGGTGACCTGGTCGACACGAACGGCAACGGCGTCCTCGACCTGCACGAGGACCTCTTCAACATCGCGCCGCAGTCGGGCGCCAAGGCGCGTCCCTTCATCGGAGACCCGGCCGACCGCCGCTGCGCCAGCATGGTCTTCACCTCGGACGGAGAGACGTATACCGAGCCAGCCATCTCGATGAAGGCGAGCTGCGCGAAGACCTATCGGCGCGTCACCGGAAACAACGGCCTCGCGGATGCCCGTCCGGGTCTCGGCTCTACGCACATCGACACGGACATCGTCGGTACGTCCCAGAGCAGCGGCACCGCCGCCGCCAACGACTACTCCGACAACGGCTTGTTCCCGCGCATCCCCAACCTGCTGGAGCCCGCCGACGACAAGAACGGCCAGAAGGGCATCGGGCAGATGGTGTTCCTGCTCGCCGATGACGACAGCGACGGCACCACCTTCCTCAGCATGACCCCGGTGAAGGACGCCACCACCGATAACGATGCCGTCCCAGACTACAACGTCAGCCGGTATGACAACCGGGGCGTGCCGCTGCCCGCGCCGGACCCCGCGGACAAGATCGACCTCGGCGACCGCACGGTGGACCTGGGCACCATCCAGGGCAACCGGGAGATCGTCTTCTTCCTCATCGTCTACTACAACTCCAGCCACGGCCCGAACGAGGGCACCGTCTATCCGTGCTTGAAGCAGGACAGCGCCGGCAAGTGCCAGCTGCACCTGCAGACGCCCATCAACGTGTTCTTCTCCAAGTCCGCGTGGAACCTGGACCAGAACATGTCGGGCGGCCCCGTCGTGGCCGAGCGCAACATCGGCTGCCCCTACGAGGAAAGCTGCAGCGCCGACGACCCCCAGGGTTCGGCTTCCAACCAGTGCGTCGTGGCCGGCACCAACAACACCAGGCTGTGCGGCTGGCTCGACACCGACACGCTCTACCGGCTGAGGACCGAGGCGACGTACGGCAACCTGGTCATGCCCAAGGAGCGCGCGAAGATCGACCGGCCCGGCGGCATGCGCAACGCCATGCCACACGTCATCGTGGGCGCGCCGTCCACGGACCCCTTCCGCTGGATTCTCGGCTTCGAGGACATCCCGGGAGGTGGTGACCGCGACTTCAACGACGTGGTGTTCGTCATCAACAAGACCAACGGCGGCAGCTTCCGCTCCGCGAGCCTGTCGAACGACATCGACATGAGCGACGCGGAGGACTTCGTCATCACCAAGGTGCGCTTCACGCGCTTCGACGACGTCGCGCCCGCCCCCGCGCACATGTGCTCGACCCCGCCCTGCTGGACCGAGGAGACCCCCGGTGCCTGCTCGGTGCCGGGTCGCGCGCCGCCGACCATCACCTACTCGGTGGCGGTGGACTGCCACACCTACGAGTTCGAGGGCGGCGTGTACGTGAAGAAGCCCAACCCCAACCGCACCTGGATTCCAGTGCGCTTCGACACGGGCAACCCGAACGTGCGGGAGCTGGACCTCCTGGAGATGGGCTTCACCGGCTCGCAGCTGTGCTGGAAGGTGGAGATGACCAGCCCGGACGACCGCTGCGTCCCCGTGGTCGACAACGTCAACGTGGGCTACCAGGCCGTGCGCTCGGGCAGCTACTCCCGCTCGTCGCCCTCCACGGTGGGCAACGCCCTCCTCTGGGGTGTGAACGAGACCCCCGGCAGCGCCTGGGGCAAGAACTGGCCCGGCGTGGGCATGCCCGAGGCCTCCACCCGGCTGTACGACGGGCGCAAGGACTACGCGCTGCGAGGCCGGCTGTACTTCCGCTCGCTCTATGACCCCGAGAACACGAACCTGACCAATGTCGTCGAGCGCTGGGATGGTGGCCGGGTGATGGCCATGACCCTGCGCACCGAGGATCCGCTCAACCGCACCATCTACACGATGAAGCCGGACCAGAGCCGCATCACGCTCAACGACGACATGAACAACGCTGACAGCGTCGCGTTCCCGGACTCGCTCTGCAACCTGCTCGATTCCGGCAAGAAGATCTTCGACATGAACAGCGACGGCAAGTGCGGCACGCCCACCATGGGTCCCGGCGCGAGAATCACCGAGGGCTTCAACGACCGGAACGTCTTCCGGGAGTGGCTCTACGGCTGGGAGGACCACCAGCTGCCCGGGGCGACGAACGTGAAGCGCCCGTGGGCCATGGGCGGCATCAACATGTCCACCGTGGCCGTGGCGGTCCCGCCCTACCTCGACAACTGGGCGATGAACGCCCTGCCGGCCGAGCGCGACACCTACCGCCGCAACTTCATGTCCAAGCTCTCCAAGCGTCCGACGGTCGCCTACGTGGGCACGATGACGGGCGTGCTGCACGCCTTCGACTCGGGCGCCTTCCGGCTGGATGGCAAGGACGACTGCTCCGGCGACATCATGCTGCGCGGCTACTTCCTCCACTCGGGCTCCAGCTGCGTCACGCCCATCGCGCCGCGGCAGTACGGCACGGGCAACGAGCTGTTCGCGTACATGCCCGGCGGGCTGCTGAAGGACTACGTCTACCACTACGTGAAGTACGCGGGCTCGGGGACCAAGCCCAAGCCGACGATGGATGCCTCGCCCACGCTGGCCAACGTGGACTTCGGTGGGCTCGGCGAGGCGTGGACGCCCGCCACGGCCGTGACGGCGCTGCAGCGGCCGCTGAAGGGGGCCCGGACGACGCTCGTTTCGGCGACGGGCAAGGGCAGCCCCATCATCTTCGCGCTCGACGTCACCCACCCCAGCACGGACCTGGCTTCGACGCGGGCCGACTACCCGATGCCGCTGTGGGAGTACAACCTGAAGAACGACGCCCTGCTGGACGCGTTCACGGACGAGGCCGATGACGACGATGACGTGCTGCTGCCGGACCAGACCGGCTCGCGTCACCCGGCGTCCGTCACGCGCATCCAGTGGGGCGCCAGCGACACGACCGGCACCTGGGCGGCCGTCGTCGGCACGGACTTCAAGCCCACGACCGGGCGTGCCGGCACGCTCTACCTGCTGGACATGAAGACGGGCAAGCCGCTGCAGCGGGGCACCGGCAAGGGCGCCCACGCGGGCGTCATCACGCTCGACGAGGACGCCGGCATCGCCGGTGCGAGCGCCATGCTGGACCTCAACCGCGATGGTCACTACGACGTCATGTACGTGCCCACCACGGCCGGCAGCGTCTACCGCATCAACCTGGACTCGGTGGACTCGACCCGGACGTTCGGCCGGCAGGTGCGGACCTGCCGCGTGGCGAGCGCTCCGGTGGCCGCCTCGACGCATGTGGACGCGGCCTCGAACCCGGCGGGGACCGCCCACTACCAGCAGATCCACTCCAACATCGCGGTGAAGGTGCTGCGCGACACGTCCAAGCCCGTGGTGCGCATCTACTTCGGCACGGGTGACAACCCGGACGAGATTGGCGATGGCCCTCCGAACAAGGAGAACTACCGCTACCACCTGATGGCCTTCGAGGACCCGAACCCGGACGGCTCCAAGCCCTGCGCGCTGCTCGACCCCTTGTGGGTGCAGCCGCTCGACCCGGGCCAGGCGGTGTGGGGTGGCGTGTCGCTCAGCGGAGACAAGGTGTTCACGACCACCGCCGTGGGCGCGGCCGCGGACGTCTGCAACCTGAGCGAGACCACGAGCGGCCGGTTCTACACGGCGACCCAGTCGCCGGATGGGGGTGGCAAGACCACGATGACGAGTTCCGTCCTGGTGGGCCACGGCACCAGCGCGCCGGTGGTGCACGACGAGCACGTCTTCATCCTTCCCGCCACGGGGCAGCCCTTGCTGGTGGGTGAGAAGAACAAGTGGAACAATGGGGCGGCGAACTCGGGAGAGACCCGCTCGCGAGTGCTCATCTACGACCCGATTCCGGACGGGAGACTGCCTCGATGA
- a CDS encoding type IV pilus modification PilV family protein, producing MKSSRLQTSRGVTLLEVLATMAVMLVGIAAVMMLVTQISASNRRTLTATQAQLIAERTLESITSEGCTASPPCSNLAPWDNRRTQVWQTAAGELRTVAPPAGMVAREYEVAVDIDSPSVGLTGSIENGAVGLPAIDRQLGGGLPGNVANVRVSVSWTERGRQGRQVVVMQTRMAP from the coding sequence ATGAAGTCGTCGCGGTTGCAGACCTCCAGGGGCGTCACGCTCCTGGAGGTGTTGGCCACCATGGCCGTGATGCTCGTGGGCATCGCGGCGGTGATGATGCTGGTGACGCAGATCAGCGCGTCCAACCGCCGCACCCTCACCGCCACGCAGGCCCAGCTCATCGCCGAGCGCACGCTCGAGAGCATCACGTCCGAGGGCTGCACGGCCTCGCCGCCCTGCTCCAACCTTGCCCCCTGGGACAATCGGCGCACCCAGGTGTGGCAGACCGCGGCCGGAGAGCTGCGGACTGTCGCGCCCCCCGCGGGCATGGTCGCGCGTGAGTATGAAGTGGCGGTGGACATCGACAGTCCCAGCGTGGGCCTCACGGGCTCCATCGAGAATGGCGCGGTGGGGCTGCCGGCCATCGACCGGCAGTTGGGCGGAGGACTGCCCGGGAACGTGGCCAACGTCCGCGTTTCGGTGAGTTGGACGGAGCGGGGCCGGCAGGGCCGCCAGGTGGTGGTGATGCAGACACGGATGGCGCCATGA
- a CDS encoding PilW family protein: MRKTLRHRGGFTLLEVMIASALGIVVLGIGLVAGMQVQRRALTEEQTMVAQVTGRAVKDLLTLDVQRAGIGMGNSPIQFSEGDQRYAIQSWTGLDMTTATAPFVADATFALPPAGTPYADMTSDVLQLYWGDPRTMVSLERCNAFAAPGRPVIESVKLGNILCAAPAPHTLLQPASGQPTPALVANPTAGALACHFRVTNVRASDAVIEGTPGRGSVATTSGPCASDVGMFTNRGWNIMRTVSAAYRVNWRGGNPALEYLAPGAANWAVVSRDVERMTVRFAVIDLTQPALAYRWFPEGVTRPAIDQCTTGNAECAVNLVTPTEAPPSNETDLRNLLRRRIREVEIELVIRTPRSDRLVVDPAKINIPDEDGFPQDGFRRRTYTLRVSPRNFVSAGLQPAPGP; encoded by the coding sequence ATGAGGAAGACCCTTCGTCACAGGGGCGGCTTCACGCTGCTGGAGGTGATGATCGCCAGCGCGCTGGGGATCGTCGTGCTCGGCATCGGGTTGGTGGCGGGCATGCAAGTGCAGCGTCGCGCCCTCACCGAGGAACAGACGATGGTGGCGCAGGTGACGGGGCGGGCGGTGAAGGACCTGCTCACCCTGGACGTGCAGCGCGCGGGAATCGGCATGGGCAACTCGCCCATCCAGTTCTCCGAGGGCGACCAGCGCTACGCCATCCAGAGCTGGACCGGACTGGACATGACGACGGCCACTGCGCCGTTCGTGGCGGACGCGACCTTCGCGCTGCCTCCCGCGGGCACGCCCTACGCGGATATGACGTCGGACGTGTTGCAGCTGTACTGGGGTGATCCTCGGACGATGGTGTCGCTGGAGCGATGCAACGCATTCGCAGCCCCCGGCAGACCCGTCATCGAGTCCGTCAAGTTGGGAAACATCCTGTGCGCCGCTCCCGCCCCCCACACACTCCTGCAGCCCGCCTCGGGGCAGCCGACCCCTGCGCTCGTCGCGAACCCGACCGCAGGCGCGCTCGCCTGCCACTTCCGGGTGACCAACGTCCGCGCCAGTGATGCCGTCATCGAGGGCACCCCAGGGCGTGGCTCTGTCGCAACCACCAGCGGGCCCTGCGCGAGTGATGTGGGAATGTTCACCAATCGTGGGTGGAACATCATGCGCACCGTCAGCGCGGCGTATCGCGTGAACTGGCGGGGCGGAAACCCGGCGCTGGAGTATCTGGCCCCCGGCGCGGCCAACTGGGCCGTGGTGAGCCGGGACGTGGAGCGGATGACGGTTCGCTTCGCCGTCATCGACCTGACCCAGCCAGCCCTCGCCTATCGTTGGTTCCCGGAGGGAGTGACTCGTCCAGCCATCGACCAGTGCACGACTGGCAATGCGGAATGCGCGGTGAACTTGGTGACGCCCACCGAGGCACCGCCCTCAAACGAAACCGACCTGCGCAACCTGCTGCGCCGACGGATTCGTGAGGTGGAGATCGAACTGGTCATCCGGACGCCGCGCTCGGACCGGCTGGTGGTGGACCCGGCGAAGATCAACATCCCAGACGAGGACGGCTTCCCCCAGGACGGCTTCAGGCGCCGGACCTATACCCTCCGGGTGTCTCCCCGGAACTTCGTGTCGGCGGGCCTGCAGCCCGCTCCGGGGCCTTGA
- a CDS encoding pilus assembly FimT family protein, with the protein MMRTRGMTLLELMIAIAIVGMMVTLAVVGITKPLDGQREATATRELWSSALRARQRAIATNQPVRIVVENNVEMLDGTRKRVARWERLTCDNDFDNNTCPRDTCTGTTCRASPECCSETGPDVVIPDSMNAMPVHGLCFLPGSGRAVSNLTCMRGQLDNIAALTAAAPGNLQLNFSEKSGRPRSLLMVEPLTGLASLLDCDSVRATQAPVAECTPTPPPP; encoded by the coding sequence ATGATGCGCACGCGAGGAATGACGCTGTTGGAGTTGATGATCGCCATCGCCATCGTCGGGATGATGGTGACCCTGGCGGTGGTGGGCATCACCAAGCCGTTGGATGGTCAGCGCGAGGCGACCGCGACACGCGAGCTGTGGTCGTCGGCGCTGCGCGCGCGTCAGCGGGCCATCGCCACCAACCAGCCCGTCCGCATCGTTGTGGAGAACAACGTGGAGATGCTGGATGGGACGCGCAAGCGGGTGGCGCGGTGGGAGCGGCTGACGTGTGACAACGACTTCGACAACAACACCTGCCCCAGGGACACCTGCACCGGCACCACGTGCCGCGCCAGCCCGGAGTGCTGTTCCGAGACGGGCCCGGACGTCGTCATCCCGGACTCCATGAACGCCATGCCGGTCCATGGGCTCTGCTTCCTGCCGGGCTCGGGCCGTGCCGTCAGCAACCTGACCTGCATGCGCGGTCAGCTCGACAACATCGCGGCGCTCACCGCCGCGGCCCCGGGCAACCTCCAGCTCAACTTCTCGGAGAAGTCGGGCCGTCCGCGCAGCCTGCTGATGGTGGAGCCGCTCACGGGCCTGGCGTCCCTGCTGGACTGTGACTCGGTCCGGGCGACCCAGGCCCCTGTCGCCGAGTGCACGCCCACGCCTCCGCCTCCGTAG